CCAGTCCGCCGCCCGCTGGCTGATGCAGCAGGCTCCCGGCCGCTTCATCGATTCCGGCTATGGCTGGCTGCCCAATTCCTATGCCTCCGCCGTGAAGCCCGGCGACCCGGTGTGGCTGAACTGGGTGAACACCGTCTACAAGGAAGCCATGATGGGCGTGGACTTCGATTACTTCGCCGCCTCCTACAAGAAGTGGTTCGGGATCGAGCTGCCGACGCCGAAGGTGGGCTTCCCCACCGAATTCGCCTGACGCAGGCCACGGCGCCCCGCATGACGCGCGGCGCCGTCTCCTCCGATCGCGACAGGCTGGGTGCATGATTCAATACTATTTCGACTGGTCCGTGATCTGGCGGAACTGGGACCGCTTCATGTCGGCGCTCGGCCTCGGGCTGACGCTGGCGGTGATCTCCCTCTTCATCGGCAGCGTCATCGGCCTGGCCTGCGCCATGGCGCGGGTCCATGGGCCGCGCTGGCTCTCCTGGCCCGTCTGGCTTTATGTGGAGTTCATCCGCAACACGCCGCTGCTGCTGCTGGTCTTCTTCGTCTATTTCGGCCTGCCGGAGCTGGATATCAGCTACCTCGACAAGACGCAGAGCTTCGTGCTGGCCCTCTCGCTTTACGCGGGCGCCTATATGACCGAAGTGTTCCGCGCCGGCCTCGCCTCCATCCCCAAGCAGTATATGGAAGCGGCAAAGGCCATCGGCATGCGGCCCTGGCAGCGGCAAAGATATGTCGCTCTGCCGGTGATGTTCCGCATCACCCTGCCGGCCTTCAGCAACAACCTCATCTCCCTGTTCAAGGACACCTCCCTGGCGGCGGCCATCGCCATTCCGGAACTGACCTTCGTGGCACGGCAGATCAACGCCAATACCTTCCGGGTGATGGAGGCCTGGCTGACGGCCAGCCTCCTCTATCTCGGCACCTGCTATGTCATCGCCACCGGGCTGCGGCTGCTTGAACGCCGCTACGCCAGCATCCGCTGAGAGGAGGGGCGATATGGAGCTGGAACCCGGCACCTTCCTGTTCGAGGCCTGGACCGCCCGCTTCGCGCTCGCGCGCGGCCTCTGGGCCATGGTCACGACATCCACCATCAGCATCTTCCTCGCCACGGTGGCGGGCATCCTGCTCGGCGTGGCGCTGACCTATGGCTGGTGGCCGCTGCGGCTGCTGGTGCGGCTCTACGTGGACTTCATGCGCGGCATGCCGCTGCTGGTCCTGATCCTCTTCACCTATTACGGGCTGGCGATCTTCAAGATCAACGTGCCGCCCTTCTGGGCCGGGATCATCGCCCTCTCGGCCTTCGCCACCTCGCATGTGGCGGAGAACCTGCGCGGCGCCGTGCAATCCGTGCCGGCCGGGCAGATGGAGGCGGCCAAGGCCATCGGCCTGAACTTCCCGAAGCGGCTCTATTACGTGATCATCCCGCAGGCCGTCCGGCGCATGCTGCCGCCCTGGGTGAATACCTGCCTGGAGATCGTGAAGGGCACCACGCTGCTCTCCGTCATCGGCGTGGTGGAACTGCTTCTGGCCAGCCAGCAGGTGATCGCCCGCAACTACATGGTG
This genomic window from Roseomonas marmotae contains:
- a CDS encoding amino acid ABC transporter permease, giving the protein MQYYFDWSVIWRNWDRFMSALGLGLTLAVISLFIGSVIGLACAMARVHGPRWLSWPVWLYVEFIRNTPLLLLVFFVYFGLPELDISYLDKTQSFVLALSLYAGAYMTEVFRAGLASIPKQYMEAAKAIGMRPWQRQRYVALPVMFRITLPAFSNNLISLFKDTSLAAAIAIPELTFVARQINANTFRVMEAWLTASLLYLGTCYVIATGLRLLERRYASIR
- a CDS encoding amino acid ABC transporter permease; translation: MELEPGTFLFEAWTARFALARGLWAMVTTSTISIFLATVAGILLGVALTYGWWPLRLLVRLYVDFMRGMPLLVLILFTYYGLAIFKINVPPFWAGIIALSAFATSHVAENLRGAVQSVPAGQMEAAKAIGLNFPKRLYYVIIPQAVRRMLPPWVNTCLEIVKGTTLLSVIGVVELLLASQQVIARNYMVIDFYLLACGIYLVVNFCIAQLGALLERRFSYIRY